In the genome of Vicia villosa cultivar HV-30 ecotype Madison, WI linkage group LG7, Vvil1.0, whole genome shotgun sequence, one region contains:
- the LOC131620634 gene encoding 7-deoxyloganetin glucosyltransferase-like, with product MNSLGKNNKPHVVCIPYPAQGHINPMLKLAKLLHFKGGFHVTFVNTEYNHKRLLKSRGPNSLNGLPSFRFETIPDGLPETDVDVTQDVPSLCDSTRKTCLPHLKKLISRLNNAVDIPPVTCMVADGVMSFALEAAQEISIPAVIFWTTSACGFMGYLQYRMLIEKGFTPLKDSSYMTNGYLDTILDWVPGIKEIRLKDIPSFIRTTNPNDVMLDFVLGECQRALKASAIILNTFDALEHDVLQAFSSISNLPPVYSIGPLNFLLKEVTDNELNSIGSNLWKEERECLEWLENKEPNTVVYVNFGSVTVMTNDELVEFAWGLANTKKTFLWVIRPDLVTGENAVLPREFLEETKHRGFMSSWCPQEEVLSHSSIGGFLTHSGWNSTLESVCGSVPMICWPFFAEQQTNCRFCCHEWGIGLEIEDAKRDKIEELVRELMDGEKGKEMKEKALRLKELAIDAASGLYGSSFVNLENVFSLFS from the exons ATGAATTCTTTAGGCAAAAATAATAAACCTCATGTTGTGTGTATCCCATATCCAGCACAAGGTCATATAAACCCTATGCTTAAACTAGCAAAACTTCTTCATTTCAAAGGTGGTTTTCATGTCACCTTTGTTAACACTGAATACAATCACAAACGTCTTCTCAAATCTAGAGGTCCTAATTCTCTTAACGGACTCCCCTCTTTCAGATTTGAAACCATTCCTGATGGTCTACCTGAGACCGATGTAGATGTCACACAGGATGTTCCATCTTTGTGTGACTCCACTAGGAAAACATGCTTACCTCACCTCAAAAAACTTATATCTAGACTCAATAATGCTGTGGACATCCCTCCTGTTACTTGCATGGTTGCTGATGGAGTAATGAGTTTTGCTCTGGAAGCTGCTCAAGAAATTAGTATCCCTGCCGTGATTTTTTGGACCACTAGTGCTTGTGGCTTCATGGGTTACCTTCAATATCGTATGTTAATTGAAAAGGGCTTTACACCACTTAAAG ATTCAAGTTATATGACAAATGGGTATTTGGATACTATACTTGATTGGGTGCCAGGTATAAAAGAAATACGACTAAAGGACATTCCAAGTTTCATAAGAACTACAAACCCAAATGATGTTATGCTTGACTTTGTATTAGGGGAATGCCAAAGAGCTCTAAAAGCTTCCGCAATCATTTTAAACACCTTTGATGCCCTAGAACATGACGTTTTACAAGCATTCTCTTCCATTAGTAATTTACCTCCGGTCTATTCCATTGGTccattaaattttcttttaaaagaaGTCACAGATAATGAATTGAATTCAATTGGTTCCAATCTTTGGAAAGAAGAACGAGAGTGTTTAGAATGGCTAGAAAACAAAGAACCCAATACTGTTGTTTACGTCAATTTTGGAAGTGTCACTGTAATGACCAATGACGAATTAGTAGAATTTGCTTGGGGACTCGCTAATaccaagaaaacatttttgtgggTTATAAGACCAGATCTTGTGACTGGTGAAAATGCTGTTTTACCACGAGAGTTTTTGGAAGAGACGAAACATAGAGGATTCATGTCAAGTTGGTGTCCACAAGAAGAAGTTTTGAGCCATTCATCAATTGGAGGGTTTTTGACACATAGTGGTTGGAATTCAACTTTGGAAAGTGTGTGTGGTAGTGTTCCAATGATATGTTGGCCTTTCTTCGCCGAACAACAAACTAATTGTAGATTTTGTTGCCATGAATGGGGGATCGGTTTGGAGATTGAAGATGCTAAGAGGGATAAGATTGAGGAACTTGTGAGAGAATTGATGGATGGAGAAAAGGGTAAAGAGATGAAAGAGAAAGCATTGAGGTTGAAAGAATTGGCGATAGATGCTGCTTCTGGACTCTATGGTTCGTCATTTGTGAATTTGGAAAACGTGTTtagtttattttcataa